From Sparus aurata chromosome 9, fSpaAur1.1, whole genome shotgun sequence, a single genomic window includes:
- the LOC115588717 gene encoding uncharacterized protein LOC115588717: protein MSSACDCLADISSWTAAHHLKLNLSKTELLFIPGKDCPRMDLSFTVEDVTVSPLSMARNLGVLLDSRLSCAPNITTVAQSCRFALYNIRRILSFLTNDATQLLVISRLVNCNSLLAGLPASVTKPLQHIQNTAAHLVYNLPKFSHVTPLLHDLHWLSVAARIRSKTMVLAFKAVNKTAPIYLQTLVRPHTPARALCSTTSAGWLVPPSLRANKARSVKSRLFSSLAPQWWNELPTNVRTAESLSIFRIRLKTCLFRIHLDTHSLTPSQPISDIKKKCMHLYVRIVSTSIVALMHLKNV from the exons ATGTCGTCTGCTTGTG ATTGTTTGGCAGACATCTCCTCTTGGACAGCTGcgcatcacctcaaactcaaccttagTAAAACTGAACTGCTCTTCATCCCAGGGAAAGACTGCCCTCGCATGGACCTGTCATTCACTGTCGAGGATGTTACGGTATCGCCTTTGTCGATGGCGAGGAACCTAGGTGTACTCCTCGACAGCAGACTGTCCTGCGCGCCCAACATCACTACTGTGGCAcaatcctgcagatttgccctctacaacatccgCAGGATCCTGTCTTTCCTCACAAATGACGCAACGCAACTCCTGGTCATCTCCCGCCTGGTCAACTGTaactccctcttggctggactcccagcctctgtgactaaaCCGCTGCAACATATCCAGAACACTGCAGCGCACCTCGTTTACAATCttcccaaattctcccatgtgactcccctcctccatgacctccactggctttcTGTTGCAGCCCGCATCCGATCCAAGAcaatggtgctggccttcaaggccgtcaacaaaactgcacccatctacctccaaacactggtcagaccacacacCCCAGCCCGAGCACTTTGTTCTACTACATcggctggctggctggtaccgccatcgctgagagcaaacaaagcccgCTCAGTGAAGTCGCGACTCTTCTCTTctttggcacctcagtggtggaatgaactcccgaccaatgtcaggacagcagaatcactctccatcttccgCATAAGACTCAAGACTTGTTTGTTCAGAATTCACCTTGACACGCATAGCTTGACTCCCTCCCAACCCAtctcagacataaaaaaaaaatgtatgcactTGTACGTTCGAATAGTTAGCACTTCTATCGtagcacttatgcacttaaagaatgtttga
- the LOC115588719 gene encoding olfactory receptor 142-like yields the protein MMDNVSVMTTFFLSGLHETMNYQRVLFFVTLLCYCLILLVNITLIVTIIMDKNLHEPMYILLCAICMNALYGTAGFYPKFLWDLLSPVHVISYSGCLIQAQVMYSFACADLFILSVMAYDRYVAICRPLEYHSVMSKQRVIKLVCYSWMTPFCMMGINVFLTSRLKLCSPYIAKLFCVNWIIVKLACFPAETTFNSIVAHIIIIIYIFHGLFIVWSYMYLIKTCVNSIENRAKFMQTCVPHLISLLIFLVALLFDVINMRFTSKDFPQAFQNFVGIEFLVIPPLMNPLIYGFKLTKIRNRIAGVIMYKTK from the coding sequence ATGATGGATAATGTCTCTGTTATGACAACATTCTTTCTTTCAGGTTTACATGAAACAATGAATTACCAACGTGTTCTGTTCTTTGTCACTTTACTGTGttattgtttgattttgttggTAAATATTACTCTCATTGTGACCATAATCATGGATAAAAACCTGCATGAACCAATGTATATTCTACTGTGTGCTATTTGCATGAATGCACTTTATGGGACAGCAGGTTTCTACCCCAAGTTTCTCTGGGATCTGCTTTCTCCTGTTCATGTCATCTCTTATTCTGGATGTCTTATTCAGGCTCAGGTAATGTACTCATTTGCCTGTGCTGATCTGTTTATTCTTTCAGTCATGGCATATGACAGATATGTGGCTATATGTCGACCACTGGAGtaccactctgtcatgtcaaagCAAAGAGTCATCAAGTTAGTGTGTTACTCTTGGATGACACCTTTTTGCATGATGggtataaatgtttttctaacatcTAGATTAAAGTTATGCAGCCCATATATTGCTAAACTTTTCTGTGTGAATTGGATTATTGTTAAACTTGCCTGtttcccagctgaaactacctTTAATAGCATAGTTGctcacataataataataatttatatttttcatgGCCTTTTTATAGTTTGGTCCTACATGTATCTCATTAAAACGTGTGTAAATTCTATAGAAAACAGGGCAAAGTTCATGCAAACATGTGTGCCACATTTAATCTCCCTGCTCATTTTTCTCGTGGCTTTACTATTTGATGTAATCAATATGAGATTTACTTCAAAAGATTTCCCTCAAGCCTTTCAAAACTTTGTCGGAATAGAATTTCTAGTCATACCTCCCTTAATGAATCCTCTCATTTACGGTTTCAAATTGACCAAAATTAGAAACAGAATTGCTGGTGTAATAATGTATAAAACCAAATAA
- the LOC115588461 gene encoding olfactory receptor 142-like codes for MMDNVSQIKMFFLSGLNETNNHRFTLFFLTLLCYYVILTVNISVIVTIIIDKNLHEPMYILLCTFCINSLYGTAGFYPKFLWDLLSPVHVISYSGCLVQAQVMYSFACTDLSILSVMAYDRYLAICRPLQYHSVMSKQRIIVLACLSWITPFCVMGINVFLTSRLKLCRPYIARLFCVNWIIVKLACFPAETTLNGIVAYITIVIYVCHGFFIVWSYMYLIKTCVNSIENRAKFMQTCVPHLTSLLIFLVAIVFDVLNMRFGSKDLPQTLQNFIAIEFLVIPPLMNPLIYGFKLTKIRNRILGFITFKTK; via the coding sequence ATGATGGATAATGTttctcaaataaaaatgttttttctttcaggtttaaatgaaacaaataaccacagattcactctcttctttctcactTTACTGTGTTACTATGTGATTTTGACGgtaaatatttctgttattgTGACCATCATCATTGATAAAAACCTGCATGAACCAATGTAtattttactgtgtactttttgcATCAATTCACTTTATGGGACAGCAGGTTTCTACCCCAAGTTTCTCTGGGATCTGCTTTCTCCTGTTCATGTCATCTCTTATTCTGGATGTCTTGTTCAGGCTCAGGTTATGTACTCATTTGCTTGCACTGATCTGTCCATTCTTTCAGTCATGGCATATGACAGATATTTGGCTATATGTCGACCACTGCAGtaccactctgtcatgtcaaagCAAAGGATCATTGTGTTAGCATGTTTGTCTTGGATAACCCCTTTTTGCGTGATGggtataaatgtttttctaacgtCTAGATTAAAGTTATGCAGACCATATATTGCCAGGCTATTTTGTGTGAATTGGATTATTGTTAAACTTGCTTGtttcccagctgaaactacccTTAATGGCATAGTTGCTTATATAACAATAGTCATTTATGTCTGTCATGGCTTCTTCATAGTTTGGTCCTACATGTATCTCATTAAAACATGTGTGAATTCAATAGAAAATAGGGCAAAGTTCATGCAAACATGTGTGCCACATTTAACCTCCTTGCTTATTTTTCTTGTGGCTATTGTTTTTGATGTCTTGAATATGAGATTTGGTTCAAAAGATTTACCTCAAACCCTTCAAAACTTCATTGCAATAGAATTCCTTGTCATACCTCCCTTAATGAATCCTCTCATTTACGGTTTCAAATTGACCAAAATTAGGAACAGAATTCTGGGTTTCATTACTTTCAAAACCAAATGA
- the LOC115588716 gene encoding olfactory receptor 6N2-like, protein MENATHPSYFNLTMFVNIGNYRYPTFVLCLLLYALIISANLVIILIISREKTLHEPMYIFIMCLSINSLWGSAGFFFRFFKDLLSDTHLIPRSACLFQIYVIYTYASYELTLLGIMAYDRYVAVCQPLHYHNKVTSKLVSKLVAFAWIYPAFSVAACVYLASRLPLCGNKIPKIFCANWPVVKLSCVSTVINNLVGMLVSVSTVFLPLAFVLYTYARIFLVCRKRSSEFRGKVIQSCLPHVITFVNYSITVFCDVALSRIDLEALNPFLAVILSLEFVVIPPIVNPLVYGLKLPEIRKIILRMLSCSKSDKQMNR, encoded by the coding sequence ATGGAAAACGCTACTCATCCATCTTATTTTAACCTCACCATGTTTGTTAACATAGGCAACTACCGCTACCCAACATTTGtcttgtgtttgcttttgtatGCTTTAATTATCTCAGCCAATCTTGTCataatattgataatatcaCGAGAGAAAACTTTACATGAGCCCATGTATATTTTCATTATGTGTCTTTCTATTAACTCTCTGTGGGGCTCCGCTGGCTTCTTCTTCAGGTTTTTCAAAGACCTTCTGTCTGACACTCATTTGATCCCACgatcagcttgtttatttcaGATCTATGTCATTTACACCTATGCATCCTATGAGCTCACCCTCTTGGGCATTATGGCTTATGATCGGTATGTTGCTGTGTGTCAACCTCTACATTACCACAACAAAGTAACTTCCAAGCTGGTCTCTAAGCTGGTTGCCTTTGCATGGATTTATCCAGCCTTTTCTGTTGCAGCCTGTGTTTATCTGGCCTCCAGACTTCCACTGTGTGGCAATAAGATACCAAAGATATTCTGTGCCAACTGGCCTGTTGTAAAACTGTCATGTGTCTCCACTGTGATAAATAACCTTGTTGGCATGTTAGTGTCCGTAAGCACAGTCTTTCTGCCCCTGGCTTTCGTCTTGTATACATATGCACgcatttttcttgtttgcaGGAAACGCTCCTCAGAATTCAGGGGCAAAGTCATACAAAGCTGTCTGCCACATGTTATTACATTTGTCAATTATTCCATCACTGTGTTTTGTGATGTGGCGCTCAGCAGAATTGATCTGGAGGCTCTGAATCCATTCTTAGCTGTTATTTTGTCACTGGAGTTTGTTGTGATTCCTCCCATTGTGAATCCTCTTGTGTACGGCCTGAAGCTACCAGAAATCAGAAAAATTATTCTAAGAATGTTATCATGCTCAAAATCTGACAAACAAATGAATCGTTAG
- the LOC115588553 gene encoding putative methyltransferase DDB_G0268948, producing the protein MAYRMFEGKEHASIYQMYRFTPPDEVKNIILQYLDKKKGQPHVLAVDLGCGTGQNTRLMAPHFQQVVGIDISECQVEEARAVPGHPNITYRQGTAEDLPFPDGSVDLLTAASAAHWFDQSRFLAEAGRVLKPRGCMALLCFTLDNARLHYQDCGEQLDHIYKEMKQELSPYASTPVAASQNKLEDLYSAIPFPDKERVEGIWVKLPVSVRNLMGFTKSFSMFQAYKRKDPQMAEDLLLKTQKRFLEKMGVTSPDTKMELEIEYYCVLASKPQ; encoded by the exons ATGGCATACCGGATGTTTGAGGGAAAGGAGCATGCCTCGATCTACCAAATGTACCGATTTACACCACCAGATGAGGTCAAGAACATTATTCTTCAATACCTAGATAAAAAG AAGGGGCAGCCGCATGTGCTGGCCGTGGATCTGGGATGTGGGACAGGTCAGAATACGCGGTTAATGGCACCGCACTTCCAGCAGGTGGTGGGCATCGACATCAGTGAGTGTCAGGTGGAAGAGGCCAGGGCCGTCCCAGGGCACCCTAACATCACATACAG GCAGGGTACAGCAGAGGACCTCCCTTTTCCAGATGGCTCTGTCGACTTGCTGACAGCAGCATCGGCAGCTCACTGGTTTGATCAGTCGAGGTTTCTGGCCGAGGCAGGGCGAGTTTTAAAACCCCGAGGTTGCATGGCGCTGCTGTGCTTCACTCTTGATAATGCCAGACTTCACTACCAGGACTGTGGAGAACAACTCGATCACATCTATAAAGAG ATGAAACAGGAGCTGTCACCATATGCCAGCACTCCAGTGGCTGCATCTCAGAATAAGCTGGAAGACCTCTACTCAGCCATCCCTTTTCCAGATAAAGAGAG GGTCGAGGGCATTTGGGTGAAATTGCCAGTCTCTGTGAGGAACCTGATGGGTTTCACCAAGTCCTTTTCCATGTTCCAAGCTTACAAGAGGAAAGATCCCCAGATGGCTGAAGACTTGCTGCTCAAGACTCAGAAgag GTTTTTGGAAAAGATGGGAGTCACGTCTCCTGACACAAAAATGGAGCTGGAAATTGAATATTACTGCGTCCTGGCATCAAAACCACAATAA
- the LOC115588718 gene encoding olfactory receptor 6N2-like, translating to MENATHPSYFNLTMFVNIGNYRYPTFVLCLLLYALIISANLVIILIISREKTLHEPMYIFIMCLSINSLWGSAGFFFRFFKDLLSDTHLIPRSACFFQIYVIYTYASYELTLLGIMAYDRYVAVCQPLHYHSKVTSKLVSKLVAFAWIFPAFSVAVCVYLASRLPLCGNKIPKIFCANWPVVKLSCVSTVINNLVGMLVTACTVFLPLAFVLYTYARIFLVCRKRSSEFRGKVIQSCLPHVITFVNYSITVFCDIALSRIDLEALNPFLAVILSLEFVVIPPIVNPLVYGLKLPEIRKLILRMLSCSKSDKQTKR from the coding sequence ATGGAAAACGCTACTCATCCATCTTATTTTAACCTCACCATGTTTGTTAACATAGGCAACTACCGCTACCCAACATTTGtcttgtgtttgcttttgtatGCTTTAATTATCTCAGCCAATCTTGTCataatattgataatatcaCGAGAGAAAACTTTACATGAGCCCATGTATATTTTCATTATGTGTCTTTCTATTAACTCTCTGTGGGGCTCCGCTGGCTTCTTCTTCAGATTTTTCAAAGACCTTCTGTCTGACACTCATTTGATCCCACGAtcagcttgtttttttcagatctATGTCATTTACACCTATGCATCCTATGAGCTCACCCTCTTGGGCATTATGGCTTATGATCGGTATGTTGCTGTGTGTCAACCTCTACATTACCACAGCAAAGTAACTTCCAAGCTGGTCTCTAAGCTGGTCGCCTTTGCGTGGATCTTTCCAGCCTTTTCTGTTGCAGTCTGTGTTTATCTGGCCTCGAGGCTTCCACTGTGTGGCAATAAGATACCAAAGATATTCTGTGCTAACTGGCCTGTTGTAAAACTGTCATGTGTCTCCACTGTGATAAATAACCTTGTTGGCATGTTAGTGACTGCATGCACAGTCTTTCTGCCCCTGGCTTTCGTTTTGTATACATATGCACgcatttttcttgtttgcaGGAAACGCTCCTCAGAATTCAGGGGCAAAGTCATACAAAGCTGTCTGCCACATGTTATTACATTTGTCAATTATTCCATCACTGTGTTTTGTGATATTGCGCTCAGCAGAATTGATCTTGAGGCTCTGAATCCATTCTTAGCTGTTATTTTGTCACTGGAGTTTGTTGTGATTCCTCCCATTGTGAATCCTCTTGTGTACGGCCTGAAGCTACCAGAAATCAGAAAACTTATTCTAAGAATGTTATCATGCTCAAaatctgacaaacaaacaaagcgtTAG
- the LOC115588453 gene encoding olfactory receptor 142-like — protein sequence MMDNVSVMTTFFLSGLPETMNYRRVLFFVTLLCYCLILLVNITLIVTIIMDKNLHEPMYILLCAFCMNGLYGTAGFYPKFLWDLLSPVHVISYSGCLIQAQVMYSFACSDLFILSVMAYDRYVAICRPLEYHSVMSKQRVIKLVCYSWMTPFCIIGTNIFLTSRLKLCSPYIARLFCVNWIIVKLACFPAETTLNGVIAYITIVIYVLHAFFIIWSYMYLIKTCVNSIENRAKFMQTCVPHLTSLLIFLVAIVFDVLNMRFSSKDLPQNLQNFVAIEFLVIPPLMNPLIYGFKLTKIRNRILGVITFKTK from the coding sequence ATGATGGATAATGTCTCTGTTATGACAACATTCTTTCTTTCAGGTTTACCTGAAACAATGAACTATCGACGTGTTCTGTTCTTTGTCACTTTACTGTGTTACTGTTTGATTTTGTTGGTAAATATTACTCTCATTGTGACCATAATTATGGATAAAAACCTGCATGAACCAATGTATATTCTACTGTGTGCTTtttgcatgaatggactttaTGGGACAGCAGGTTTCTACCCCAAGTTTCTCTGGGATCTGCTTTCTCCTGTTCATGTTATCTCTTATTCTGGATGTCTTATTCAGGCTCAGGTAATGTACTCATTTGCTTGCAGTGATCTGTTTATTCTTTCAGTCATGGCATATGACAGATATGTGGCTATATGTCGACCCCTGGAGtaccactctgtcatgtcaaagCAAAGAGTCATCAAGTTAGTGTGTTACTCTTGGATGACACCTTTTTGCATCATAGGCACAAATATTTTTCTAACATCTAGATTAAAGTTATGCAGCCCATATATCGCCAGGCTTTTTTGTGTGAATTGGATTATTGTTAAACTCGCCTGtttcccagctgaaactacccTTAATGGCGTAATTGCTTACATAACAATAGTCATTTATGTCTTGCATGCCTTTTTTATCATTTGGTCCTACATGTACCTCATTAAAACATGTGTGAATTCAATAGAAAACAGGGCAAAGTTCATGCAAACATGTGTGCCACATTTAACCTCCTTGCTTATTTTTCTTGTTGCTATAGTGTTTGATGTCTTGAATATGAGATTTAGTTCAAAAGATTTACCTCAAAACCTGCAAAACTTTGTTGCAATAGAATTCCTTGTCATACCTCCCTTAATGAATCCTCTCATTTACGGTTTCAAGTTGACCAAAATTAGGAACAGAATTCTGGGTGTCATTACTTTCAAAACCAAATGA
- the LOC115588552 gene encoding putative methyltransferase DDB_G0268948, with translation MTHRLFEGKKHASSYWKYRISPDHVVQQVLDFLEKQKAGPFELAVDVGCGSGQGTVLLAKHFSSVVGTDVSPAQVEMAMQHAKEPNITYRQCVAEELPFADGSVDLMTAMSAFHWFDRPRFLREAHRVLKPRGCLALLNYTVDMELSHADCCSDTLNQVCKEFYAALQPYRSPHLGASSIELYREAFVSIPYPDKEWHECVWVKKPMPLSSYMGLVESFSSYQALLREDPQKATGLSHDICHRLMSIMKVTSAETEVVVAVKYFYLLACKPQEA, from the exons ATGACTCACCGTCTGTTTGAAGGCAAAAAGCATGCATCTTCCTACTGGAAATACAGGATCTCTCCGGATCATGTTGTACAACAAGTGCTCGACTTTCTagaaaaacag AAAGCTGGTCCCTTTGAGTTGGCAGTAGATGTGGGCTGCGGCTCAGGACAGGGCACAGTGCTGCTGGCCAAACACTTCTCCTCTGTGGTGGGGACAGATGTCAGTCCTGCTCAGGTGGAAATGGCTATGCAGCACGCCAAAGAGCCAAATATAACATACAG ACAGTGTGTGGCTGAGGAGCTGCCGTTTGCCGACGGCTCAGTGGACTTGATGACAGCCATGTCTGCCTTCCACTGGTTCGACCGGCCGCGCTTTCTCCGAGAGGCCCACCGAGTCCTGAAGCCCCGCGGCTGCTTGGCTCTGCTCAACTACACCGTTGACATGGAGCTCAGCCACGCTGACTGCTGCTCTGACACACTCAACCAAGTCTGCAAAGAG ttttatgcAGCCTTGCAGCCGTACCGCAGTCCTCACCTCGGAGCCAGCTCTATTGAGTTATACAGGGAGGCCTTTGTATCAATCCCTTATCCTGACAAGGAGTG gcacgagtgtgtgtgggtTAAAAAGCCCATGCCTTTGTCCAGCTACATGGGTTTGGTGGAGTCTTTCTCGAGCTATCAGGCTCTGCTGAGAGAGGACCCGCAGAAAGCCACCGGACTCTCCCACGACATCTGTCACAG GTTGATGTCCATAATGAAGGTGACCTCTGCAGAGACagaggtggtggtggctgtCAAGTATTTCTACCTCTTGGCCTGCAAACCACAGGAAGCCTGA